The Pseudanabaena sp. PCC 6802 genomic interval ATCCAGAGGTCAACGAGCTGGTTAAAACGATTCTGTCATTACCTACGTTCCAACGCAGCGAAAACCTGTTTCGAGCTTACGATGGTTATTACAACAAAGCACTCGATCGCGCGCAAACCTATCGGCTCAGCCTTTATCTGCTATCCATTGTTGTTCTAATTGGAATTGCGATCTCAATTATTTACAGGATCAGAGCCTATGCGTTAGCTGCAAAGGAAGCGGAAGAAAAATACCGCAATATTTTTGAGAACTCTGTTGCAGGGATATTCCAAACCACCCCCGATGGGCATTATCTAGGTGCTAACCCCATGCTGGCTAGCATTTACGGCTATGACTCTATTGAAGCACTCAGCCAAAACTTGACCGACATCGAGCATCAACTCTATGTTTCGCCAGAGCGCCGCCGAGAGTTCGTCGATCTGATGCAGAAACATGAAGCAATCGTAGACTTTGAATCTCAGATTTACCGTAGAGATGGTTCGGTTGTTTGGATTTCAGAGAACGCGCGTTCGGTGCGCGATCGCGATGGCAATTTGCTGTATTACGAAGGTTCAGTCACGGATATTACCGCACGCAAACTAGCAGAGGAAGCCCTACAAAAATCTGAAGCGGAATTGAGACTGTTGTTTGCCGCCATGACTGACATCGTAATTATCTTTGACGCGGAGGGTCGCTACTTAAAGTCGATCGGAACTCAGCTTACCGACTATAGACCTGGTATCAATCCAATCGGCCATACGGTTCGCGAAATCTTGTCAAGCGATCTGGCGGAGCAGTTTATCAATGCAATTGGACAAGCACTGCAGTTGCGATCGGGAACTGACGATTCTGTAGGCGATCGCGCCAAAACCGCTGCCGAACGCCACAGCATTAGCGTAGAATACAGCTTACCGATTCATGGTCAAAAAACGTGTTTTTCAGCTAGCGTTTCGCCCCTATCAGAGAATACGGTTCTCTGGGTTGCTCGCAACATCAGCGATCGCAAGCAGTTAGAAGAGGAACTGCAACAAAATGAAAAGCAGATGCGGGCACTTCTAGATGCCATTCCCGATCGGATGTTTCGCCATCGCCTCGATGGCACCTATCTAGACTACAAGGCTAGACAAGACGATCTGATGTTTCCAATAGAGGTATCGCTCGGAACCAAACTAAGCGATTTACCTCTTCCTGAAACAGTTGTCCAAAATCTGTTAGAGAGGTTCCGGCTTGCGGTTGATAGTGGCGAACTGCAAACTTACGAACACGAGCTAGTCAGACCCAATGGGACATATTACTATGAGGCAAGGATCGTGAAGAGCGGAGCAGATGAAGTTGTCTGTATCGTGCGCGATATTACCGCACGCAAGCGAGCAGAGGAAGCTTTGCAAGAGGCTATGAAAGCAGCAGAAGTTGCAAATCTCGCTAAAAGTAGGTTTCTTTCCAATATGAGTCACGAACTGCGAACTCCCCTTAACGTCATCCTGGGCTTTACTCAGCTAATGACGCGTAACACCACGCTGACAGGGCAGCAACAGGAGTATATGGATACTATTAACCGCAGCGGCGAACACCTGTTGAGATTGATTAATGACGTGCTGGAAATCTCTAAAATCGAAGCGGGAAAGATAGCCCTCAATGAAAGTAGTTTCGATCTCTACGCTCTGATGAGCTGGTTGCAGCAGATGCTGCGATTAAAAGCTGAATCTAAAGGACTGCAACTAATTTTCGATCTGGCAACCGACTTGCCTCGCTGCGTTTGTACGGATGAGAGCAAGCTGAGTCAGATTCTCATGAACCTGTTAAGTAATGCTATTAAATTTACGCAGAAAGGCAGCGTGACGCTACGCGCCAGTTCTCCTCGCTCACCGATTTTGCACTTTGAAATCGCAGATACGGGGCCTGGTATTGATGCCACTGAAATAGATGCGATATTTGAACCATTTGTGCAAACAGAAATTGGCCGCAACTCCCATGAGGGAACTGGGTTGGGCTTACCCATTAGTAGGGAATTCATTCGCCTTATGGGTGGAGAAATCGCAGTTGATAGTAAATTAGGTCAAGGTACCACTTTCAAGTTCGACATTCAGACAGCGCTAGTTCAGGAGAATTACGTTCAGACCCTCCAACCAAGTCGTCAAGTTATTGGGTTGGAAGCCGGACAACCACTCTATCGCATCCTGGTTGCAGAGGACAAATTGGAAAATCGTCATTTTCTAGTAGAGATACTCCGACCTGTGGGCTTTGAGGTGCGGGAAGCGACTAACGGCAAGGAAGCAATATCGCTCTGGCAAACCTGGACTCCTCATTTGATCTGGATGGATATGCAAATGCCGGTAATGGACGGTCACGAAGCAACCAGACAAATTAAAGCATCTGGCAGTCAGGCACCCATAATCATTGCCATAACTGGGAGCGCGTTTGAAAAGGATCGCATGGCAGCTCTATCCGCAGGCTGCGACGACTTCGTGCGCAAGCCGGTAAGAGCAGAAATAATTTTTGATAAAATGGCCGAACACCTCGGCATTCGTTACGTTTATAGTTCCAGACAATCGAGTAGCGATGTTACCGGAAACTTACAAGAGACCAGATCGCAGCTTAGTCCTAGCGAACTCAAGCAAGCATTGGCGGCGATGCCGACTGATTGGGTGGAGAAATTATCCCATGCAGCGATTAGAGTCAATGCCAAGCAAATTCTCGAATTAATTGCTCAAATGCCCCAACCCAGCGATCACCTGGCTAGTGCACTCGCTCACCTAGTTAATAACTATCGCTTTGAAGAAATTATCTCATCAACTCAACAACAGAACGCTAACTTCATGCTCTAGTAAATTGCAGAGTTGTTTGCATGCCGTCCTGTCTTTTCCAGGCTCTTTGAATTACAATATAACGATATAGCGGTTTTCAGATCGGAAAGAGTAGGGGGGGTGGGGGCATTGCCCCCAAGAAGGGATTCCACCCCTTCACCCCAAAAATAAAACCCGTTCTCAAGCGAAAACCGCTATAGACAAGTTCTTTTGAAATTCCTGAATCTATTTAGCAAAACCCATGAGCATTTTTACACTGCAATCGGTCAAGAAAGATTTTGGGATTAAAGAAATTCTCAAGGATGCCAATTTTAGCATTGATGCCACCGATAAAGTCGGTCTAATCGGCAGGAACGGATCGGGAAAGTCTACGTTACTGAAAATAATTGCGGGTTTAGAACCAATCGACGAGGGACAAATTTTAGTCAACTCTGGTGCCAAGATCGTCTATCTTCCCCAACAGCCCGATTTAGATGAAAATAGCACGGCGATCGAGCAAGTGTTTGCTAACAGCGGCGATCGCATGGCACTGGTACGCGAGTACGAAGATTTATCTGAGAAATTAGCTCGCGTTCAGGCAGAAACCAGCCAGGATTCTAACAGTCATCAGCAAAACCAGCAGATTATGGTTCGACTATCCGAGGTGATGCATCAAATGGATGTTACTGAAGCGTGGGAATTAGAAACGCAAGCCAAGATTATCCTCACTAAGCTAGGTATTAGCGATTTTGATGCCAAAGTTGCAAATCTCTCCGGCGGCTATCGCAAGCGCATAGCCTTAGCAGCAGCACTCCTGTCCGAACCCGATGTCCTGCTGATGGACGAACCGACAAACCATCTCGATGCTGAGTCGGTGGAATGGCTGCAAAGTTATCTGAATCGCTATCGAGGAGCGTTATTACTAATCACCCACGATCGCTATTTTCTCGATTGCGTCACGAATCGCATTCTAGAAATTGATGGTGGGGAACTGTTCGCCTATTCTGGAAATTATTCCTACTACCTGGAGAAAAAAGCACTGGCGGAGGAATCTGAAGCCAGCAGTCAGCGCAAGCATCAAGGTGTTTTGCGCAAGGAGTTGGAATGGCTCAAGCGCGGCCCTAAAGCGCGCAGTACTAAGCAGAAAGCGAGGATCGATCGCATTCGAGCGATGCAGGCACAGCAATTTCGCACAGCACAGGGGAAGGTGGACATTTCCACTGCCGGTCGCCGGATTGGGAAAAAGGTAATCGAAGTCAATAATATTTCTAAGGGATATGGCGATCGCGTTTTAGTTCGAGACTTTTCGTATATTTTTAGTCCAGAGGATCGCGTTGGGATTATTGGTAGCAATGGTGTTGGTAAATCCACTCTGATTAATACGATTATCGGTAAAGTGGAGCCGGACAGCGGCACAGTTGAGATTGGCTCCACAATTCACATCGGCTATTTTGACCAGCATTCCGAAGATTTAATGGATGCTCTGAATCAGGAGCAACGTGTAATTGATTACATCAAGGAAGTGGGAGAGCTTGTAAAAACTGCGGATGGGACTCAGATTACTGCCTCGCAAATGCTGGAGCGTTTTTTGTTTAATGGCAATCAACAGTATGCACCTATTCATAAGCTATCAGGTGGGGAAAAGCGGCGCTTGTTCTTGCTGCGCGTTCTGATGAGCGAGCCAAACGTCCTGATTCTGGACGAGCCAACTAACGACCTTGACATCCAAACTCTTACAGTATTGGAAGATTATCTAGAAGACTTTAACGGTTGTGCGATCGTAGTTTCCCACGATCGCTATTTCCTAGATCGCGCGGTAGAGACCATCTTTGCCTTTGAGCCGGACGGAAATATACGTCAGTATCCAGGCAACTACTCTGTTTACCTGGATTACCAAAAAGCGAAGGAGGAAGCAGCAAGTCAGGATAGCAGCAATCTCAAAAACTCTAACAATAAATCCAGTTCGTCCAGCCCACAAAAGGATTCAGAACAATCGTCAGAAACATCCAAACCCGCATCCAGTAAACCGCGCAAATTATCTTTCAAAGAGAAGCGAGAACTGGAAGCCCTAGAAATCCAAATTCCTGAAATGGAAGCAGAGAAAGCTCAAATTGAGGCTACGCTTTACAAAAATCCTCCATCTGGCTTTAGCGAAGTGCAAAAGTTGTCAGAACGATTGGCAGAGCTGACGGCTGCGATCGAATCCAGCACTGAGCGCTGGCTGGAACTAGCTGAATTGAGCTAGGATAGAGTATATAGCGCTTTTCAATTGAGAAAGGGTTTAGTTTATGGGGTCTTAGAACCCATTTAGGAAGTCGCAGTTGCCAGATTTCTTAGCATTTTGCGGATTAAAGCCAAGTAAATAAACGATTCAGACATTTGCTCATAAAATTCATAATCCTTGCTTAGTCTACGACAATTACCTAACCAAGCAAAGGTTCGCTCTACCACCCAACGCTTTGACTCCACTACAAAACCTTTCTGATTGTCTGCCCGTTTGCTAACTTCCCAAAGCCATCCGAAGTTGTCGTTGACCCATTGTGTGATTTCATCACCAGAGAATCCAGCATCAACCAGAATTTTCTCTAATCGTGGTAATGGAGATGTGAGATTCTGTAACAACTGCTTAGCTCCTGCTCTTTCACCGATGTTAGCTGCACACACCAACACCTTTACAACTAAGCCCAAGGTGTCAACCATAGCGAAGCGTTTTCTGCCCTTGATTTGCTTACCGCCATCAAAACCTCGACTGCCCGCACTTTCTGTTGTCTTCACACTCTGGCTATCGATACTCACCAAGCTTGGGGTCGCCTCTTTACTAACCTTTTCCCTAAATTGTTGGCTCAATTTGCGATTAATCTCCTCCAGTAGCCCAGTTCTTTCCCACCTTTGCCAGTAGAAATAGACCGTTGAGTAAGGCGGAAAGTCATGGGGTAGATTCTGCCATGTACAACCATTTTTGAGTATATAGAAAATGGCATTCAGTAACTCTCGCATATTTGTTTTGGGTGGCCTACCCCATTTTGATGGTTTGGGTAGCATGGGTGCGATAATTTCCCATTCTTGGTTGGATAAATCGGTATTATAGGATCGGCGCATCTCTTCAGGTTTATACTAGACTTCATCAGTAT includes:
- a CDS encoding DAHL domain-containing protein, whose product is MKFNLFNRILAARRSYAGDKSDRARRFPKIVSRVGGYALLTGVTVLAILLWVWARAIDFEQHNRFTANLRRMKELDARINLNVLQVRDGLLTYQDPIVSDLAELKSLQANLKQIPSFIDLAGRDELNQLQQAYLAVWQEKERNIQRFQTQNAVRRNSLVYFPIAIADLVGQKTTDLVLAAHLNALLRQVLLFNLTNDAAIVPQIDREMQQILRSDSPIANRADVKTAIAHARIILNSDPEVNELVKTILSLPTFQRSENLFRAYDGYYNKALDRAQTYRLSLYLLSIVVLIGIAISIIYRIRAYALAAKEAEEKYRNIFENSVAGIFQTTPDGHYLGANPMLASIYGYDSIEALSQNLTDIEHQLYVSPERRREFVDLMQKHEAIVDFESQIYRRDGSVVWISENARSVRDRDGNLLYYEGSVTDITARKLAEEALQKSEAELRLLFAAMTDIVIIFDAEGRYLKSIGTQLTDYRPGINPIGHTVREILSSDLAEQFINAIGQALQLRSGTDDSVGDRAKTAAERHSISVEYSLPIHGQKTCFSASVSPLSENTVLWVARNISDRKQLEEELQQNEKQMRALLDAIPDRMFRHRLDGTYLDYKARQDDLMFPIEVSLGTKLSDLPLPETVVQNLLERFRLAVDSGELQTYEHELVRPNGTYYYEARIVKSGADEVVCIVRDITARKRAEEALQEAMKAAEVANLAKSRFLSNMSHELRTPLNVILGFTQLMTRNTTLTGQQQEYMDTINRSGEHLLRLINDVLEISKIEAGKIALNESSFDLYALMSWLQQMLRLKAESKGLQLIFDLATDLPRCVCTDESKLSQILMNLLSNAIKFTQKGSVTLRASSPRSPILHFEIADTGPGIDATEIDAIFEPFVQTEIGRNSHEGTGLGLPISREFIRLMGGEIAVDSKLGQGTTFKFDIQTALVQENYVQTLQPSRQVIGLEAGQPLYRILVAEDKLENRHFLVEILRPVGFEVREATNGKEAISLWQTWTPHLIWMDMQMPVMDGHEATRQIKASGSQAPIIIAITGSAFEKDRMAALSAGCDDFVRKPVRAEIIFDKMAEHLGIRYVYSSRQSSSDVTGNLQETRSQLSPSELKQALAAMPTDWVEKLSHAAIRVNAKQILELIAQMPQPSDHLASALAHLVNNYRFEEIISSTQQQNANFML
- a CDS encoding IS5 family transposase, coding for MRRSYNTDLSNQEWEIIAPMLPKPSKWGRPPKTNMRELLNAIFYILKNGCTWQNLPHDFPPYSTVYFYWQRWERTGLLEEINRKLSQQFREKVSKEATPSLVSIDSQSVKTTESAGSRGFDGGKQIKGRKRFAMVDTLGLVVKVLVCAANIGERAGAKQLLQNLTSPLPRLEKILVDAGFSGDEITQWVNDNFGWLWEVSKRADNQKGFVVESKRWVVERTFAWLGNCRRLSKDYEFYEQMSESFIYLALIRKMLRNLATATS
- a CDS encoding ABC-F family ATP-binding cassette domain-containing protein; protein product: MSIFTLQSVKKDFGIKEILKDANFSIDATDKVGLIGRNGSGKSTLLKIIAGLEPIDEGQILVNSGAKIVYLPQQPDLDENSTAIEQVFANSGDRMALVREYEDLSEKLARVQAETSQDSNSHQQNQQIMVRLSEVMHQMDVTEAWELETQAKIILTKLGISDFDAKVANLSGGYRKRIALAAALLSEPDVLLMDEPTNHLDAESVEWLQSYLNRYRGALLLITHDRYFLDCVTNRILEIDGGELFAYSGNYSYYLEKKALAEESEASSQRKHQGVLRKELEWLKRGPKARSTKQKARIDRIRAMQAQQFRTAQGKVDISTAGRRIGKKVIEVNNISKGYGDRVLVRDFSYIFSPEDRVGIIGSNGVGKSTLINTIIGKVEPDSGTVEIGSTIHIGYFDQHSEDLMDALNQEQRVIDYIKEVGELVKTADGTQITASQMLERFLFNGNQQYAPIHKLSGGEKRRLFLLRVLMSEPNVLILDEPTNDLDIQTLTVLEDYLEDFNGCAIVVSHDRYFLDRAVETIFAFEPDGNIRQYPGNYSVYLDYQKAKEEAASQDSSNLKNSNNKSSSSSPQKDSEQSSETSKPASSKPRKLSFKEKRELEALEIQIPEMEAEKAQIEATLYKNPPSGFSEVQKLSERLAELTAAIESSTERWLELAELS